One genomic region from Myxocyprinus asiaticus isolate MX2 ecotype Aquarium Trade chromosome 27, UBuf_Myxa_2, whole genome shotgun sequence encodes:
- the LOC127418176 gene encoding glutathione S-transferase P-like produces the protein MHAVVYSCTLCVRREHEHDSSETQRLKGAARSLLRLHSALPFKQSQQPQTLFFSLRKTMAPYTLTYFAVKGRCGALKIMLADLGQQLKENLVTFDEWMKGDLKNSCVFGQLPKFEDGDLVLYQSNAMLRHLGRKHGAYGKNDSEASLIDMMNDGIEDLRLKYIKLIYQEYETGKDAYIKDLPNHLSKFDAVLAKNKSGFLVGDKVSFADYNLFDLMLNHKVLSPTCLDSFSSLKGFVDTMSARSKIKALLESDDFKKLPINGNGKQ, from the exons ATGCACGCTGTAGTATACAGCTGCACACTGTGCGTGCGAAGAGAGCACGAGCATGACTCATCAGAAACTCAGCGCTTAAAAGGAGCCGCGCGCTCACTTCTCCGTCTGCACTCTGCACTTCCCTTCAAACAGAGTCAACAGCCACAGACGTTATTCTTCAGTCTACGTAAGACGA tggcTCCATATACGCTCACATACTTCGCCGTTAAAG GCAGATGTGGTGCTCTGAAGATTATGCTGGCTGACCTCGGGCAACAGTTGAAGGAGAACCTGGTGACCTTTGATGAGTGGATGAAGGGTGACCTGAAGAACAGCTGT GTCTTTGGACAGTTGCCTAAATTTGAGGATGGTGACCTGGTCCTGTATCAGTCCAATGCTATGTTAAGACATTTGGGTCGCAAACATG GTGCATATGGGAAAAATGACTCTGAGGCTTCTCTTATTGATATGATGAATGATGGTATTGAAGATCTTCGCCTGAAATACATAAAGCTGATCTACCAGGAATAT GAGACTGGTAAAGACGCATACATCAAAGATCTGCCCAACCATCTCTCCAAGTTTGATGCCGTTTTGGCCAAAAACAAGTCTGGATTCCTGGTTGGTGATAAG GTCTCTTTTGCTGACTACAACCTGTTTGACTTGATGCTGAATCATAAAGTCCTCTCCCCCACCTGTCTGGACTCATTCTCTTCTCTCAAGGGCTTTGTGGATACGATGTCCGCTCGTTCCAAAATCAAGGCCCTCCTTGAGTCTGATGACTTCAAGAAACTTCCCATCAATGGCAATGGCAAACAGTGA